The following are from one region of the Oscillatoria salina IIICB1 genome:
- a CDS encoding anthranilate synthase component I family protein, with product MLTELKPAINFYETFVSGKKKPIVVLQNLLKAGIVNNYVMYQGKNEVRIAANELIKVAVSKDSVSLQGMGKISSAPVSDPWEQVAELFNNLPIENWTAYGYVAFDIARFYSSYSKAIEQDILYFFIPEIELRFTERGVYVRSTRSVEQICSLLFIDSEIPNYVANELVVDFGDWRSSASAVNGDRVKYQQQINTLIKAIKNSELHKAIISRSVKISGDLDVLGTYVVGSQANNAPRSYCLKIDDVRAVGFSPEILIDLNKDGFVVTNPLAGTRPRGGDLPEDIRFNSELFTDAKEVKEHALSIWLAQSEIASVSLPETVQIFNFMEVKKYRCVQHLSSRVGGQLKPEKTLWDALKVLFPGITVSGIDKTKALEWIDRLETEPRGIYAGGIGWVNSQGMADLAIAIRSVYQYGDSIYLNAGAGIVAESIPENEYIESVNKMNTMLTNLVLQSGKSN from the coding sequence ATGTTAACAGAATTGAAGCCAGCGATTAATTTTTACGAGACATTTGTTTCGGGGAAAAAGAAACCTATTGTAGTTTTGCAGAATCTCTTAAAAGCTGGTATTGTTAATAATTATGTGATGTACCAAGGTAAAAATGAGGTTCGGATTGCGGCTAATGAGTTAATTAAAGTTGCAGTCAGTAAAGATTCGGTTTCTTTACAAGGAATGGGAAAGATTTCTTCTGCACCTGTTAGCGACCCTTGGGAACAAGTAGCAGAATTATTTAATAATTTGCCGATTGAAAATTGGACTGCTTATGGATATGTGGCTTTTGATATTGCTAGATTTTATTCGTCATACTCGAAAGCAATTGAACAAGATATTCTTTATTTTTTCATACCAGAAATTGAACTGCGTTTCACAGAAAGAGGCGTTTATGTGAGAAGTACGCGGTCAGTGGAGCAAATTTGTAGTTTATTGTTTATAGATAGTGAAATTCCTAATTATGTAGCAAATGAGTTAGTTGTTGATTTTGGCGATTGGCGCAGTAGCGCCAGCGCCGTAAACGGCGATCGCGTAAAATATCAACAGCAAATTAATACTCTAATTAAAGCAATTAAAAACTCGGAACTGCATAAGGCAATTATTTCTCGTTCGGTTAAAATTTCTGGCGATTTAGATGTTTTGGGAACTTATGTAGTTGGTTCTCAAGCTAACAATGCACCACGTTCTTATTGCTTAAAAATAGACGATGTTCGTGCGGTTGGTTTTAGTCCAGAAATTTTAATAGATTTGAATAAAGATGGTTTTGTTGTCACAAATCCTTTAGCAGGAACTCGACCTCGTGGTGGAGATTTACCAGAAGATATTCGCTTTAATAGCGAACTTTTTACTGATGCGAAAGAAGTTAAAGAACACGCACTTTCAATTTGGTTAGCACAAAGCGAAATAGCTTCAGTTTCTTTACCAGAAACAGTGCAAATTTTTAACTTTATGGAGGTGAAAAAATATCGCTGCGTCCAACATTTATCTTCACGAGTTGGCGGTCAATTGAAACCAGAAAAAACTCTCTGGGATGCGTTGAAAGTTCTATTTCCTGGAATCACAGTTTCGGGAATTGATAAAACAAAAGCCCTCGAATGGATTGACCGTTTAGAAACTGAACCGAGGGGAATTTATGCTGGAGGGATAGGTTGGGTTAATAGTCAGGGAATGGCAGATTTAGCGATCGCTATTCGCTCAGTATACCAATATGGTGATTCTATCTACTTAAATGCGGGAGCGGGAATTGTGGCTGAGTCTATTCCGGAAAATGAGTATATCGAGTCAGTTAATAAGATGAATACGATGTTAACTAATTTGGTTTTGCAGTCGGGAAAGTCTAATTAA
- a CDS encoding benzoate-CoA ligase family protein, whose amino-acid sequence MDKIAEQLPDIFNVAAYFLEMNLVSEKSEKIAFYYQDKSYTYSQLNSFVRRTARLFSELGLERENRIAILLPDNPEFVFAFWGAIWLGAVPVPINTNCSLEDIQYILHNSRAKILLTTQEWQEKLTFTQSKFLRHRLLTNGEKPFLSLVSQEDEEVACAETCRDEPAFWLYTSGSTGRPKGAIHLHQNMVVCANNYGINTLGLQSNDLTYSVAKMPFAYGLGNTLYMPMAVGAASVLSDANNVFDIIADIERYQPTVFFGIPSIYANILAVAEIASLDTSCLRLCVSAAEQLPKSVWQQWLDTYNLEICEGIGTTEFLHIFLSNRVGKCKPGSSGFPVSGYDVRVVNDNGLPCSPGEIGNLQVSGESLMLGYWNRLQQTRKVICGEMMKTGDKYQRDADGYFWFMGRKDDLFKVNGQWISPLEIEDILHQHPQILEVAVVPSSNFGEQLTQVVAYVTLKPQQQASSELEDSIRQFSKQKLPHFKAPKVINFVESLPRTSTGKIHRQKLGIGD is encoded by the coding sequence ATGGATAAAATTGCCGAACAGCTACCCGATATTTTTAACGTCGCCGCTTACTTTTTAGAAATGAATTTAGTTTCTGAAAAAAGTGAAAAAATTGCCTTTTATTACCAAGACAAAAGTTATACCTATTCTCAGTTAAATAGTTTCGTGCGACGCACAGCCAGATTATTTTCTGAGCTAGGTTTAGAACGAGAAAATCGGATAGCTATTCTCTTACCAGATAATCCAGAATTCGTATTTGCATTTTGGGGAGCAATTTGGCTTGGTGCTGTACCAGTTCCCATTAATACAAATTGTAGTCTGGAAGATATTCAATATATTTTGCATAATTCCCGCGCCAAAATTTTGTTAACAACTCAAGAGTGGCAAGAAAAACTAACTTTTACTCAGTCTAAGTTTTTGCGTCATCGTCTGCTAACCAACGGAGAAAAACCATTTTTAAGTTTAGTTTCTCAAGAAGATGAAGAAGTAGCTTGCGCCGAAACTTGTCGAGATGAACCTGCATTTTGGCTTTACACTTCTGGTAGCACGGGACGACCAAAAGGAGCAATTCATTTACATCAAAATATGGTAGTTTGTGCCAACAATTATGGTATAAATACTTTAGGGCTGCAAAGTAACGACCTTACTTATTCAGTTGCCAAAATGCCCTTTGCTTACGGCTTAGGAAATACTCTCTATATGCCAATGGCAGTTGGTGCAGCCAGTGTTTTATCAGATGCGAACAATGTCTTTGATATTATTGCCGACATTGAACGTTATCAACCCACAGTTTTCTTTGGTATTCCTAGCATTTATGCTAATATTCTTGCGGTAGCAGAAATTGCTTCGTTAGATACATCTTGCCTGCGCTTATGTGTATCAGCCGCCGAACAATTACCTAAGAGTGTTTGGCAACAGTGGCTTGATACTTATAACTTAGAAATTTGTGAAGGAATTGGGACAACTGAATTTCTACATATTTTTCTCTCAAATCGAGTGGGAAAATGTAAGCCTGGTAGTTCGGGATTTCCCGTTTCAGGTTATGATGTTCGGGTTGTTAATGACAATGGTTTACCTTGTTCTCCCGGTGAAATTGGCAACCTTCAGGTAAGTGGTGAAAGCTTGATGTTGGGTTATTGGAACCGACTGCAACAGACGAGAAAAGTTATCTGTGGTGAGATGATGAAAACGGGAGATAAGTATCAGCGCGATGCTGATGGTTATTTCTGGTTTATGGGGCGAAAAGATGACCTTTTTAAGGTTAATGGTCAGTGGATATCGCCTTTAGAAATTGAGGATATTTTGCATCAGCATCCGCAAATTTTGGAAGTAGCGGTAGTACCAAGTTCTAATTTTGGCGAACAATTAACTCAAGTTGTGGCTTATGTAACTTTGAAACCACAACAACAAGCTTCATCGGAATTAGAGGATAGCATTCGTCAATTTTCCAAGCAAAAATTACCTCATTTTAAAGCCCCGAAAGTTATTAATTTTGTTGAGAGTTTACCGCGTACATCCACGGGAAAAATTCATCGTCAAAAATTAGGGATTGGGGACTAG
- a CDS encoding holo-ACP synthase, with amino-acid sequence MLQFESKIAVKGIGIDITSIERISRLIERYDRQTLALLFAEKEINFCQLTSNPQQAYALCFAAKEAVAKALGTGLAEMDWNEIEVQIMPEKLTINLSGQATTQAEKRGIKNWLVTWFSWDNHVLVHVVAI; translated from the coding sequence ATGCTGCAATTTGAATCAAAAATAGCAGTCAAAGGAATCGGTATTGATATCACATCTATCGAGAGAATTAGCCGCTTAATCGAGCGGTATGACCGCCAAACATTAGCCTTATTGTTCGCAGAAAAGGAGATAAATTTCTGTCAATTAACAAGTAATCCTCAACAAGCTTATGCACTTTGCTTTGCTGCTAAAGAAGCTGTAGCTAAAGCATTAGGAACTGGATTAGCTGAGATGGACTGGAATGAAATCGAAGTCCAAATAATGCCCGAAAAATTGACAATTAATCTCTCTGGACAAGCAACAACTCAAGCAGAAAAACGAGGAATAAAAAATTGGCTGGTAACTTGGTTTTCTTGGGATAATCATGTCCTGGTTCACGTCGTTGCTATATAA
- a CDS encoding acyl carrier protein, with product MDSQNVMDTLKAILTELGIPKDLLHQDTLLRQDLQLDSTETVEIALSLKRELGVSVKLGGRQDLTLAQLCQQVEAARQANSPNAAI from the coding sequence ATGGATAGTCAAAACGTGATGGATACTCTCAAAGCCATCTTGACTGAGTTAGGTATCCCCAAAGATTTGCTTCATCAAGATACGTTACTGCGTCAAGATTTACAGCTTGACTCGACTGAAACCGTCGAAATTGCCCTCAGCTTAAAACGAGAGTTAGGAGTTAGCGTCAAACTTGGAGGTCGTCAAGATTTGACCCTAGCGCAACTTTGTCAACAGGTTGAAGCAGCGAGACAAGCTAATTCTCCAAATGCTGCAATTTGA
- a CDS encoding MotA/TolQ/ExbB proton channel family protein: MAIDNFLIAGGIVAIPLLVFSLVAVCLIGERLFFWYRITRRQRRVIRDVLKLYQQSPQYAINLLRQNADLPIAKIFLEALELDRPNPEEFRLALESAAQAEIPNLKRFNTIFETIISVSPLLGLLGTILGLIRAFSALKLGDVGGTSTAGVTGGIGEALVSTVMGLVVAIFTLLFANTFRGFYQRQLALIQEYGGQLELLYRRQYEQGEQTYATTR, translated from the coding sequence ATGGCAATCGATAACTTTTTAATCGCGGGTGGAATCGTCGCCATTCCTTTATTAGTGTTTTCCTTAGTAGCAGTCTGCTTAATCGGGGAACGCTTATTTTTCTGGTATCGAATTACTCGTCGGCAACGTCGAGTCATCCGAGACGTACTCAAGCTGTACCAACAAAGCCCTCAGTACGCAATTAACCTGCTGCGCCAAAACGCCGACTTACCGATCGCCAAAATTTTCCTCGAAGCATTAGAATTGGATCGTCCCAACCCAGAGGAATTTCGCTTGGCTTTAGAAAGTGCCGCCCAGGCAGAAATCCCGAATTTAAAACGCTTTAACACGATTTTCGAGACAATCATCAGCGTTTCGCCGCTTTTGGGACTGCTAGGAACTATATTAGGTTTAATTCGTGCCTTTTCTGCCTTAAAACTCGGCGATGTTGGGGGAACAAGCACCGCAGGAGTAACCGGAGGTATCGGCGAAGCACTGGTTTCGACTGTCATGGGATTAGTCGTCGCCATTTTTACCCTTTTATTTGCAAATACTTTTCGCGGTTTCTACCAGCGTCAATTAGCCTTAATTCAAGAATATGGCGGTCAGTTAGAATTGCTTTATCGCCGTCAGTACGAGCAAGGAGAGCAAACTTATGCAACTACCCGATGA
- a CDS encoding ExbD/TolR family protein — protein MQLPDESENRMEINIVPMIDVIFSILAFFIISSLYLTRSEGLPVNLPSASTGQSQPSTKVTVTIESDGNIALNRQPVELSELETKVRSLVEPNSETLVIVNADEKVDHGQVIAVMDSLRNVEGAKLAIATQEP, from the coding sequence ATGCAACTACCCGATGAATCAGAAAACAGAATGGAAATTAACATCGTCCCGATGATCGATGTAATTTTCTCAATTTTGGCTTTCTTTATCATTTCCAGCTTATACTTGACTCGTTCCGAAGGCTTACCAGTAAATTTACCTTCAGCCTCCACAGGTCAAAGTCAACCAAGTACCAAAGTAACAGTTACCATTGAGTCTGATGGTAACATTGCCCTCAACCGTCAACCAGTAGAATTATCAGAATTAGAAACGAAAGTTCGTAGTTTAGTCGAGCCGAATTCAGAAACATTAGTTATTGTCAACGCCGATGAAAAAGTAGACCACGGACAGGTGATAGCAGTGATGGATAGTTTGCGGAACGTAGAAGGAGCAAAATTAGCGATCGCTACCCAAGAACCTTAA
- the dxs gene encoding 1-deoxy-D-xylulose-5-phosphate synthase, protein MHINEITHPNQLHGLSLRQLEDIARQIREKHLQTVATSGGHLGPGLGVVELTIALYQTLDLDRDKVIWDVGHQAYPHKMLTGRYSEFHTLRQKDGVAGYLKRCESKFDHFGAGHASTSISAGLGMALARDAKGEDFKVVSVIGDGALTGGMALEAINHAGHLPHTNLMVVLNDNEMSISPNVGAISRYLNKVRLSPPVQFLSDNLEEQFKHLPFFGESLTPEMERVKEGMKRLAVPKVGAVIEELGFKYFGPIDGHNLQELISTFKQAHKVPGPVLVHVATVKGKGYAIAEKDQVGYHAQKPFNLATGKAHPSNKPTPPSYSKVFAHTLTKLAENNPKIIGITAAMATGTGLDKLQAKLPKQYIDVGIAEQHAVTLAAGLACEGMRPVAAIYSTFLQRAYDQIIHDVCIQKLPVFFCMDRAGIVGADGPTHQGMYDIAYLRCIPNMVIMAPKDEAELQRMLVTGINYTDSAIAMRYPRGNGVGVPLMEEGWEPIEIGKGEILRNGDDILLIGYGAMVHSTLQVAEILSEHGIEATVVNARFVKPLDTDLIAPLAKRIGKVATFEEGCLIGGFGSAVIEGLQDNNVLVPVKRFGVPDLLVDHAKPDQSKADLGLLPSQMAQKVLQTFFQKQPSVVS, encoded by the coding sequence ATGCACATTAATGAAATTACTCATCCGAATCAGTTGCACGGACTTTCCCTCCGTCAACTAGAAGATATAGCCCGTCAAATTCGGGAAAAGCATCTGCAAACCGTAGCTACTAGCGGCGGTCATTTGGGACCGGGTTTGGGTGTTGTCGAACTGACGATCGCTCTTTACCAAACTCTCGATCTCGACCGAGATAAAGTAATTTGGGATGTGGGACACCAGGCTTACCCGCACAAAATGTTGACTGGACGCTACAGCGAGTTTCATACTCTCCGGCAAAAAGATGGCGTTGCCGGCTATCTTAAGCGTTGCGAAAGCAAATTTGACCATTTTGGCGCTGGACACGCTTCGACGAGCATTTCCGCAGGGTTAGGGATGGCTTTAGCTAGGGATGCTAAGGGCGAAGATTTCAAGGTTGTCTCGGTAATTGGCGATGGCGCTTTGACTGGCGGGATGGCGCTGGAAGCGATTAATCATGCTGGACATTTGCCTCATACTAACTTGATGGTGGTCTTAAATGATAACGAAATGTCGATTTCGCCTAACGTGGGCGCAATTTCTCGCTATCTGAACAAAGTCCGCCTTTCTCCTCCCGTGCAGTTTCTTTCTGATAACTTGGAAGAACAATTTAAACATTTGCCCTTTTTTGGCGAAAGTTTGACCCCAGAAATGGAACGAGTCAAAGAAGGGATGAAACGTCTAGCTGTTCCCAAAGTTGGCGCAGTTATTGAAGAATTGGGCTTTAAATATTTCGGTCCGATTGACGGTCATAATTTACAAGAATTAATTTCCACCTTTAAACAGGCGCATAAAGTACCAGGTCCAGTTTTGGTCCACGTCGCGACAGTTAAAGGAAAAGGTTATGCGATCGCGGAAAAGGATCAAGTTGGCTATCACGCGCAAAAACCCTTTAATCTGGCAACTGGAAAAGCCCATCCTTCTAATAAACCTACTCCTCCTAGTTACTCGAAAGTATTTGCTCATACTCTCACTAAACTGGCGGAAAATAACCCGAAAATTATCGGGATTACCGCCGCAATGGCAACTGGGACGGGTTTAGACAAATTACAAGCGAAATTACCCAAACAATACATCGATGTCGGCATCGCCGAACAACACGCGGTGACTCTCGCTGCTGGTTTAGCTTGCGAAGGAATGCGCCCCGTAGCGGCAATTTACTCAACTTTCCTGCAACGCGCTTACGACCAAATTATCCACGACGTTTGCATTCAAAAACTGCCCGTTTTCTTCTGCATGGATCGTGCGGGGATCGTTGGGGCTGACGGACCTACTCACCAAGGAATGTATGATATCGCTTACTTGCGCTGCATTCCCAATATGGTAATTATGGCACCCAAAGACGAAGCTGAATTGCAACGGATGCTTGTCACCGGAATTAACTACACCGATAGCGCGATCGCGATGCGTTATCCTCGTGGTAACGGTGTTGGCGTACCTTTGATGGAAGAAGGTTGGGAACCGATCGAAATTGGTAAAGGCGAAATCCTCCGTAACGGTGACGATATCTTACTCATCGGTTATGGTGCAATGGTACATTCTACCTTGCAAGTTGCGGAAATCCTTAGCGAACACGGGATTGAAGCTACAGTAGTTAATGCCCGTTTTGTCAAGCCTCTGGATACCGATTTAATCGCACCTTTAGCCAAACGTATTGGTAAGGTGGCTACGTTTGAGGAAGGTTGCTTAATCGGTGGCTTTGGTTCGGCGGTAATCGAAGGATTACAAGATAATAACGTTCTTGTTCCGGTCAAGCGTTTTGGTGTACCAGATCTACTAGTAGATCACGCCAAACCTGACCAATCCAAAGCAGATTTAGGTTTGCTACCTTCACAAATGGCGCAAAAAGTGTTACAAACTTTCTTCCAAAAGCAGCCTTCTGTGGTTAGTTAA
- a CDS encoding ATP-binding protein, which produces MEEPQKENITLNDILITEKLSGRSPRPQNLQAEVQAMQILARQRLKNSATMLQSLVEIALELCQAGSAGVSLLTIGPEGEKIFRWDALAGTLAEYVGNAAPRNFSPCGVCLDRGTPQLYQHPEEYFTYLETTNTPIAEGLVLPLIAENQALGTIWIMSHDEQRHFDSEDVRVMTSLAGFTAAALILNQRQTEQLQAKNSQLEAEIVERQRAESVANEMETYFRAIANLVPDLLWCNDLKGNTFWYNQRWLDYTGQTMAEAQGYGWLEVIHPEDRSQSRTNFQRAVDKGYPLQQEHRIRDADGNYRWFLVRAEPQRDEQNQIVRWFGTATDIDNLKQAEAEREQLLQREQAARKEAEQANCVKDEFLAILSHELRTPLTLMLGWARLLQTRNLTQSQIAEALTAIERNAILQTQLIDDLLDLAKILRGKLSLQTTSVKLTSVIEEALKTVTTAATNKSISLDVSLPKIGQVSGDRARLQQIFWNLLSNAIKFTPDGGRVEISGEKIRKQAKITVKDTGKGISPDFLPHIFNSFQQEDASISRQHGGLGLGLAIARQLVEAHGGTITADSPGLGLGATFTVWLPLLNGEAESKATPESSSSELELTNIRVLAVDDDPDTRQLLTILLKEHKASVLTVASATEVLANLESFQPDILICDIGMPDVDGLMLIEQIRSLPPEKGGQIPAIALTAYVRIEDRQQALARGYQLHLSKPCEPKNLVQAIVRLTKIKHLNSQE; this is translated from the coding sequence ATGGAAGAACCTCAAAAAGAAAACATTACTCTAAACGATATTTTAATTACTGAAAAGCTATCTGGGCGATCGCCGCGTCCTCAGAATTTGCAGGCAGAAGTCCAAGCAATGCAAATCTTAGCACGGCAGAGGTTGAAAAATTCCGCAACTATGCTCCAAAGCCTGGTAGAAATAGCTTTAGAGTTATGTCAGGCAGGAAGCGCAGGCGTGAGTTTGTTAACGATCGGCCCGGAAGGAGAAAAAATCTTTCGCTGGGATGCCTTAGCCGGAACCTTAGCAGAGTACGTCGGCAACGCTGCACCCCGTAATTTTAGCCCTTGTGGAGTCTGTCTCGATCGCGGCACTCCCCAACTTTATCAGCATCCTGAAGAGTATTTTACCTATCTTGAGACTACAAACACACCGATCGCGGAAGGTTTGGTGTTACCTTTAATTGCGGAAAATCAAGCTTTAGGGACAATTTGGATTATGTCCCACGATGAACAGCGACATTTTGACTCGGAAGATGTACGAGTGATGACCAGTCTAGCAGGCTTTACTGCTGCCGCCCTAATTCTCAATCAGCGACAAACCGAGCAATTACAGGCAAAAAATAGTCAACTAGAAGCGGAAATTGTCGAACGTCAACGAGCCGAGTCAGTAGCGAATGAGATGGAAACCTATTTTCGGGCGATCGCCAATCTCGTTCCCGATTTACTCTGGTGTAACGATCTCAAAGGTAACACTTTTTGGTATAATCAGCGCTGGCTCGACTACACTGGGCAAACAATGGCAGAAGCGCAAGGCTATGGCTGGCTTGAGGTTATCCATCCCGAAGATCGTAGCCAATCTCGAACCAACTTTCAACGAGCGGTAGATAAGGGCTATCCCCTACAACAAGAACATCGCATTCGGGACGCAGATGGTAACTATCGCTGGTTTTTAGTCCGGGCTGAACCCCAGCGAGACGAGCAAAATCAGATTGTACGCTGGTTTGGGACAGCCACAGATATTGACAATCTTAAACAAGCTGAAGCCGAACGCGAACAGCTATTGCAACGAGAACAAGCTGCGAGGAAAGAAGCCGAACAAGCTAACTGTGTCAAAGATGAGTTTTTGGCTATTCTCTCCCACGAGTTGCGAACGCCCCTCACCCTGATGCTAGGTTGGGCGAGACTGTTGCAAACTCGTAATTTAACTCAAAGCCAAATAGCTGAAGCTTTGACTGCGATTGAACGAAATGCAATCTTACAAACTCAACTGATTGATGATTTGCTCGACCTGGCGAAAATTTTGCGTGGTAAACTGAGTCTCCAGACGACCTCAGTTAAGCTGACTTCCGTAATTGAAGAGGCTCTCAAAACAGTCACGACCGCAGCGACGAATAAATCGATCTCACTCGATGTTAGTTTACCCAAAATTGGACAAGTATCGGGCGATCGCGCGCGACTCCAGCAAATTTTCTGGAATTTGTTGTCGAATGCGATTAAATTCACTCCTGATGGTGGACGAGTAGAGATTAGCGGCGAAAAAATCCGCAAGCAAGCAAAAATTACAGTCAAGGATACTGGTAAAGGAATTAGTCCAGATTTTCTCCCTCACATTTTTAACTCGTTCCAACAGGAAGATGCTTCGATCTCGCGTCAACATGGAGGATTAGGATTAGGATTAGCGATCGCTCGTCAGTTGGTTGAGGCTCATGGAGGTACAATTACGGCTGATAGTCCTGGTTTAGGTTTGGGAGCAACTTTTACGGTTTGGTTGCCTTTGTTGAATGGGGAAGCGGAAAGCAAAGCGACTCCAGAGTCCTCCTCCTCTGAACTTGAGCTTACCAATATTCGCGTCCTGGCGGTGGATGATGACCCCGATACCCGCCAACTATTAACAATCTTGCTCAAAGAACACAAAGCATCTGTACTTACTGTAGCTTCGGCGACGGAAGTCCTAGCTAATCTAGAATCTTTTCAACCTGATATCTTAATCTGCGATATTGGGATGCCAGATGTTGATGGCTTGATGCTAATCGAGCAGATTCGTAGTTTACCACCGGAAAAAGGCGGACAAATTCCCGCGATCGCCCTAACAGCTTATGTCAGAATTGAAGATCGTCAGCAAGCTTTAGCCCGTGGCTACCAACTCCACCTCAGCAAGCCCTGTGAACCGAAAAACTTAGTTCAGGCGATCGTCAGATTAACAAAAATTAAACATCTCAACTCTCAAGAATAG
- the glcD gene encoding glycolate oxidase subunit GlcD, whose translation MVLKNIFSDSKTKWTPIVKQLEKAVGKNAVVRRKEELLTYECDGLASYRQRPAIVVLPRTTEEVAAAVKICHENDIPWVARGAGTGLSGGALPVKDCVLIVTAKMNKILNIDLANQQIIVQPGVINNWVTQAVSGAGFYYAPDPSSQIICSIGGNVAENSGGVHCLKYGVTTNHVLGLKIVTPDGAIVDIGGAVPEMPGYDLTGLFVGSEGTLGVATEIRLRILKTPESICVVLADFNSIEEAGKAVTDIISAGVIPAGMEMMDNLSINAVEDVVATGCYPRDAGAILLVELDGLQVEVATNKEKVAEICRQNGARNITSANDQETRLKLWKGRKAAFAAAGKMSPDYFVQDGVVPRTKLAEVLREIEQLSKESGYQIANVFHAGDGNLHPLILYDDSVEGAFAQVEEIGGKILQLCVEAGGSISGEHGIGADKNCYMPDMFSEVDLETMQYVRQVFNTKGLANPGKLFPTPRTCGEAANAKKMEQFKEAELF comes from the coding sequence ATGGTACTTAAAAATATTTTCTCAGATAGCAAAACCAAGTGGACACCAATCGTCAAACAACTGGAAAAAGCGGTTGGCAAAAATGCTGTAGTTCGACGCAAAGAAGAACTACTTACTTATGAATGCGATGGACTAGCTAGCTATCGTCAACGTCCCGCAATTGTTGTCCTTCCTCGCACTACTGAAGAAGTCGCTGCGGCGGTGAAAATTTGCCACGAGAATGATATTCCTTGGGTAGCTAGAGGTGCAGGAACGGGTTTATCTGGTGGTGCGTTACCTGTGAAAGATTGCGTTTTAATTGTCACCGCGAAGATGAACAAAATCCTTAATATTGATTTAGCAAATCAGCAGATTATTGTCCAACCAGGGGTAATTAATAATTGGGTAACGCAAGCAGTTAGCGGTGCAGGCTTTTATTACGCACCCGACCCTTCTAGTCAAATTATTTGCTCGATTGGTGGTAATGTCGCTGAAAATTCTGGCGGCGTTCATTGTCTCAAATATGGGGTAACGACTAATCATGTTTTAGGCTTAAAAATTGTTACTCCTGATGGTGCAATTGTGGACATTGGTGGTGCAGTTCCGGAAATGCCCGGATACGATTTAACTGGTTTATTTGTGGGTTCTGAAGGGACGTTAGGTGTAGCTACAGAAATTAGATTGCGAATCTTAAAAACTCCCGAATCAATTTGTGTGGTTTTAGCTGATTTTAACAGCATTGAAGAAGCAGGAAAAGCCGTAACAGATATTATCTCGGCTGGAGTGATTCCTGCGGGGATGGAAATGATGGATAATCTGAGTATTAATGCTGTAGAAGATGTGGTGGCTACGGGTTGTTATCCTCGTGATGCGGGCGCAATTTTGTTAGTAGAATTGGATGGCTTACAAGTAGAAGTAGCAACAAATAAAGAAAAAGTTGCGGAAATTTGTCGCCAAAATGGGGCGCGAAATATTACTTCGGCAAACGACCAAGAAACTCGTTTAAAATTGTGGAAAGGACGCAAGGCTGCTTTTGCGGCGGCGGGTAAGATGAGTCCGGATTATTTTGTGCAAGATGGGGTGGTTCCGCGAACAAAATTAGCAGAAGTTTTGCGGGAAATTGAGCAGTTAAGTAAAGAATCTGGTTATCAAATTGCGAATGTTTTTCATGCGGGAGATGGCAATCTTCATCCGTTAATTTTATATGATGATTCGGTAGAAGGAGCATTCGCGCAAGTTGAAGAAATTGGCGGGAAAATTTTGCAACTTTGCGTAGAAGCTGGTGGGAGTATCTCAGGAGAACATGGTATTGGGGCGGATAAAAATTGTTATATGCCGGATATGTTTAGTGAGGTAGATTTGGAGACGATGCAGTATGTGCGACAAGTTTTTAATACTAAAGGTTTAGCAAATCCAGGTAAATTATTTCCGACACCTCGCACTTGTGGGGAAGCAGCAAATGCGAAGAAGATGGAACAGTTTAAGGAGGCAGAATTGTTTTAG